One region of Eleutherodactylus coqui strain aEleCoq1 chromosome 5, aEleCoq1.hap1, whole genome shotgun sequence genomic DNA includes:
- the TNFAIP8 gene encoding tumor necrosis factor alpha-induced protein 8 isoform X3: MLKSLATDIFSSKYLAVQAQKKILGKMASSKYIATSLIDDTSGEVLDELYQATREFTQSKKESEKIIKNLIKTVIKLAVLYRNNQFNQDEIALMEKFKRKVHQLAMTVVSFHQVEYTFDRNVLSKLLNECRELLHQVIQRHLTSKSHGRINNVFDHFSNCEFLAALYNPFGPYKPHLQRLCEGVNKMLDDDNI, translated from the coding sequence TGGCGACAGATATCTTCAGTTCTAAGTATCTGGCTGTCCAGGCCCAGAAGAAAATTCTTGGAAAGATGGCTTCATCTAAATACATTGCAACATCCTTAATTGATGACACCAGCGGAGAAGTGCTGGATGAGCTCTATCAAGCAACCAGGGAGTTCACCCAAAGCAAGAAAGAGTCCGAGAAAATTATAAAGAACCTTATCAAGACGGTAATAAAGCTGGCTGTCCTGTATAGAAATAATCAGTTCAACCAGGATGAGATCGCACTTATGGAAAAGTTCAAGAGGAAAGTCCACCAGTTGGCCATGACGGTGGTCAGCTTTCATCAAGTGGAATATACATTTGACCGCAACGTGCTCTCGAAATTGTTGAATGAATGTCGAGAGCTTCTTCATCAAGTCATTCAGCGTCATCTCACCTCAAAGTCTCATGGACGTATCAACAATGTGTTCGATCACTTCTCAAATTGTGAGTTCTTGGCGGCTCTATACAACCCATTTGGACCTTACAAACCCCATCTTCAGAGACTTTGTGAAGGTGTCAACAAAATGTTAGATGATGACAATATATAA
- the TNFAIP8 gene encoding tumor necrosis factor alpha-induced protein 8 isoform X4: MATDIFSSKYLAVQAQKKILGKMASSKYIATSLIDDTSGEVLDELYQATREFTQSKKESEKIIKNLIKTVIKLAVLYRNNQFNQDEIALMEKFKRKVHQLAMTVVSFHQVEYTFDRNVLSKLLNECRELLHQVIQRHLTSKSHGRINNVFDHFSNCEFLAALYNPFGPYKPHLQRLCEGVNKMLDDDNI, encoded by the coding sequence TGGCGACAGATATCTTCAGTTCTAAGTATCTGGCTGTCCAGGCCCAGAAGAAAATTCTTGGAAAGATGGCTTCATCTAAATACATTGCAACATCCTTAATTGATGACACCAGCGGAGAAGTGCTGGATGAGCTCTATCAAGCAACCAGGGAGTTCACCCAAAGCAAGAAAGAGTCCGAGAAAATTATAAAGAACCTTATCAAGACGGTAATAAAGCTGGCTGTCCTGTATAGAAATAATCAGTTCAACCAGGATGAGATCGCACTTATGGAAAAGTTCAAGAGGAAAGTCCACCAGTTGGCCATGACGGTGGTCAGCTTTCATCAAGTGGAATATACATTTGACCGCAACGTGCTCTCGAAATTGTTGAATGAATGTCGAGAGCTTCTTCATCAAGTCATTCAGCGTCATCTCACCTCAAAGTCTCATGGACGTATCAACAATGTGTTCGATCACTTCTCAAATTGTGAGTTCTTGGCGGCTCTATACAACCCATTTGGACCTTACAAACCCCATCTTCAGAGACTTTGTGAAGGTGTCAACAAAATGTTAGATGATGACAATATATAA
- the TNFAIP8 gene encoding tumor necrosis factor alpha-induced protein 8 isoform X2, which yields MSSESDEPKEVATDIFSSKYLAVQAQKKILGKMASSKYIATSLIDDTSGEVLDELYQATREFTQSKKESEKIIKNLIKTVIKLAVLYRNNQFNQDEIALMEKFKRKVHQLAMTVVSFHQVEYTFDRNVLSKLLNECRELLHQVIQRHLTSKSHGRINNVFDHFSNCEFLAALYNPFGPYKPHLQRLCEGVNKMLDDDNI from the coding sequence TGGCGACAGATATCTTCAGTTCTAAGTATCTGGCTGTCCAGGCCCAGAAGAAAATTCTTGGAAAGATGGCTTCATCTAAATACATTGCAACATCCTTAATTGATGACACCAGCGGAGAAGTGCTGGATGAGCTCTATCAAGCAACCAGGGAGTTCACCCAAAGCAAGAAAGAGTCCGAGAAAATTATAAAGAACCTTATCAAGACGGTAATAAAGCTGGCTGTCCTGTATAGAAATAATCAGTTCAACCAGGATGAGATCGCACTTATGGAAAAGTTCAAGAGGAAAGTCCACCAGTTGGCCATGACGGTGGTCAGCTTTCATCAAGTGGAATATACATTTGACCGCAACGTGCTCTCGAAATTGTTGAATGAATGTCGAGAGCTTCTTCATCAAGTCATTCAGCGTCATCTCACCTCAAAGTCTCATGGACGTATCAACAATGTGTTCGATCACTTCTCAAATTGTGAGTTCTTGGCGGCTCTATACAACCCATTTGGACCTTACAAACCCCATCTTCAGAGACTTTGTGAAGGTGTCAACAAAATGTTAGATGATGACAATATATAA
- the TNFAIP8 gene encoding tumor necrosis factor alpha-induced protein 8 isoform X1, which produces MGIVQITKKNKVATDIFSSKYLAVQAQKKILGKMASSKYIATSLIDDTSGEVLDELYQATREFTQSKKESEKIIKNLIKTVIKLAVLYRNNQFNQDEIALMEKFKRKVHQLAMTVVSFHQVEYTFDRNVLSKLLNECRELLHQVIQRHLTSKSHGRINNVFDHFSNCEFLAALYNPFGPYKPHLQRLCEGVNKMLDDDNI; this is translated from the coding sequence TGGCGACAGATATCTTCAGTTCTAAGTATCTGGCTGTCCAGGCCCAGAAGAAAATTCTTGGAAAGATGGCTTCATCTAAATACATTGCAACATCCTTAATTGATGACACCAGCGGAGAAGTGCTGGATGAGCTCTATCAAGCAACCAGGGAGTTCACCCAAAGCAAGAAAGAGTCCGAGAAAATTATAAAGAACCTTATCAAGACGGTAATAAAGCTGGCTGTCCTGTATAGAAATAATCAGTTCAACCAGGATGAGATCGCACTTATGGAAAAGTTCAAGAGGAAAGTCCACCAGTTGGCCATGACGGTGGTCAGCTTTCATCAAGTGGAATATACATTTGACCGCAACGTGCTCTCGAAATTGTTGAATGAATGTCGAGAGCTTCTTCATCAAGTCATTCAGCGTCATCTCACCTCAAAGTCTCATGGACGTATCAACAATGTGTTCGATCACTTCTCAAATTGTGAGTTCTTGGCGGCTCTATACAACCCATTTGGACCTTACAAACCCCATCTTCAGAGACTTTGTGAAGGTGTCAACAAAATGTTAGATGATGACAATATATAA